A single region of the Brachypodium distachyon strain Bd21 chromosome 3, Brachypodium_distachyon_v3.0, whole genome shotgun sequence genome encodes:
- the LOC100823065 gene encoding phosphoinositide phosphatase SAC2 has protein sequence MAAAAAAAAQEAEVACLQSFELHESESRLYILGTNADKTLWRLLKIDRSETSELGIEECSTVYTQSGYLELLNGLDEDHRPTGGLKFVTKFYGILGFIKFLGPFYMLIITEQKKIGEIFDHPVYQVTKTSMVELANSKTRSSFLNSKDENRYKKVLNTLDLRKDFFFSYSYPIMRSLQKNLSDPQEGWTLYESTFVWNEFLTRQIRNCLRSTLWTVALVYGFFKQEKFAISGKDIMFTLIARRSRHYAGTRYLKRGVNAKGRVANDVETEQIVYEAVHRPTEVSSVVQNRGSIPLFWSQDRSKLNIKPDIILHQKDKNYEATKLHFENLRGRYGNPIIILNLIKTRERRESILRREFDKAIRILNQKFPEENHLRFLHWDLHKNSQGKPTNVLDVLLKVAFRALSLTEFFYCQVVPPSGSEGPPHWPAILNGQDPYFCDENSNSDISQDDISGSSDSSGNGTAEDKAETSESPKLKPPIFQKGVLRTNCIDCLDRTNVAQYAYGLASLGHQLHALGYIESPELNLGAPVAQHLMHFYERMGDTLAVQYCGSAAHNKIFSAKRGHLKLFIRTQEFFRTLQRQYSNACIDANKQAAINLFLGYFQPKEGSRALWELESSSEEHNNEPFYEDTSDDAIKRVNSDGSILSVSKSSISGCSGCHNELLNAAQPDVNNELQFPNSESDLLYENEISSTFESEVSNTRYTPTVSHIHHAPSSQPDYCNDSGDSNFLDVEWLSTSGNSSDERSIAISTPDVHLSSENVIGDINPETMENEVAEVQAQNLPKQFVEWVNDGDTFWF, from the exons atggctgcggcggcggcggcggcggcgcaggaggcCGAGGTGGCCTGCCTGCAGAGCTTCGAGCTCCATGAGAGCGAGTCG AGGTTGTACATTCTCGGAACTAATGCTGACAAGACGCTTTGGAGATTACTCAAGATTGATAGATCCGAGACATCTGAGCTTGGCATAGAGGAGTGTTCTACTGTGTATACACAAAGTGGATATCTTGAACTGTTAAATGGTCTTGATGAAGACCACAGGCCAACTGGTGGGTTAAAATTTGTTACCAAATTTTATGGCATACTTG GTTTCATTAAGTTCCTCGGGCCATTTTACATGTTAATTATTaccgaacaaaaaaaaatcggggAGATATTTGATCATCCAGTGTACCAGGTGACTAAGACTTCAATGGTCGAGCTAGCAAATTCTAAGACTCGATCCAGTTTTCTAAATTCGAAGGATGAGAACAG ATACAAGAAGGTTTTGAATACACTTGATCTTAGGAAGGACTTCTTTTTCAGTTACTCATACCCTATCATGAGAAgtcttcaaaagaatttaagTGACCCACAAGAAGGGTGGACCTTATATGAGTCAACCTTTGTGTGGAATGAGTTTCTTACGCGACAGATACGCAATTGTCTCAGAAGCACTTTGTGGACGGTTGCATTAGTCTATGGTTTTTTTAAGCAG GAGAAATTTGCAATATCTGGGAAGGACATTATGTTTACGCTCATTGCTAGGCGGTCAAGGCATTATGCTGGAACCAG ATATTTGAAGAGAGGAGTGAATGCGAAGGGCAGAGTAGCAAATGATGTCGAGACTGAGCAAATTGTGTATGAAGCTGTGCACAGGCCTACAGAAGTAAGTTCTGTTGTGCAGAACAGGGGTTCGATCCCGCTATTCTGGTCACAGGATAGATCAAAGTTGAATATTAAACCTGATATCATCT TGCACCAGAaggacaagaattatgaagcTACCAAGCTTCATTTTGAAAATCTTAGGGGAAGATATGGCAACCCTATCATTATCCTAAACTTGATTAAG ACACGCGAAAGGCGAGAGTCTATACTTCGTCGTGAATTTGATAAGGCAATAAGGATCTTAAACCAAAAATTTCCAGAAGAGAACCATTTACGGTTCCTGCATTGGGATCTTCATAAAAACTCTCAAGG AAAACCTACAAATGTGCTCGATGTTCTTCTGAAAGTGGCTTTTCGGGCTCTGAGTCTGACAGAGTTCTTCTATTGTCAAGTTGTACCACCATCAGGGTCTGAGGGTCCTCCTCATTGGCCTGCCATCTT GAATGGCCAAGATCCATATTTTTGTGATGAAAACAGCAACAGCGACATATCCCAAGACGATATCTCAGGCAGTTCTGATTCCTCGGGCAATGGAACCGCAGAAGACAAAGCTGAAACCAGTGAATCGCCCAAACTAAAACCACCAatattccaaaaaggtgtctTACGGACAAATTGTATAGACTGCTTGGATCGTACAAATGTTGCACAGTATGCCTATGGTTTAGCTTCTCTTGGCCATCAGCTGCATGCACTTGGTTATATAGAATCCCCAGAGCTTAATTTAGGTGCTCCTGTGGCTCAACATTTGATGCACTTTTATGAGAGGATGGGTGACACGCTTGCTGTACAGTATTGCGGTTCAGCTGCTCATAACAAG ATATTTTCTGCGAAGAGAGGCCACTTGAAGCTCTTTATACGCACACAGGAGTTCTTCAGGACACTGCAACGGCAGTACAGCAATGCCTGTATAGATGCGAACAAACAGGCAGCAATAAACTT ATTTTTGGGATACTTCCAACCAAAGGAGGGAAGTCGTGCACTCTGGGAGCTAGAATCATCTTCCGAGGAACATAACAATGAACCTTTTTATGAGGACACAAG TGATGATGCAATAAAAAGAGTGAATTCAGATGGAAGCATTCTTTCTGTAAGCAAATCATCCATATCTGGATGTAGTGGTTGCCATAATGAATTGTTGAATGCAGCACAACCTGATGTCAATAATGAGTTACAATTTCCAAATTCGGAGTCTGATTTGCTGTACGAAAATGAGATTTCATCAACCTTTGAAAGTGAGGTGTCAAACACAAG GTATACCCCCACAGTCTCACATATACATCACGCCCCAAGCAGTCAACCAGATTATTGCAATGATTCGGGTGATTCGAACTTCTTGGATGTTGAATGGCTTTCGACTTCAGGCAATTCAAGTGATGAAAG GTCAATTGCAATTAGCACGCCAGATGTTCACCTTTCAAGTGAGAATGTGATTGGTGACATAAATCCTGAGACCATG GAAAACGAGGTTGCTGAGGTCCAGGCTCAGAACTTACCCAAGCAGTTCGTTGAGTGGGTTAACGACGGCGACACCTTTTGGTTTTGA
- the LOC106866556 gene encoding uncharacterized protein LOC106866556: MDPSFKELFERLTTGFDEMRHDMRETTTVVRAQSAKMDEFAAWRPETEARVSNLSEAVASLGRGRLGEEVAAPLVPPHPRYAANDDLIVGDTGMLRAPHGSADHGDPGTSRERAPGGFVIPAPLPANEQS, from the exons ATGGATCCGTCCTTCAAGGAGTTGTTCGAGCGTCTCACAACAGGCTTTGACGAGATGCGGCACGACATGCGGGAAACCACAACTGTGGTTCGCGCCCAATCGGCGAAGATGGATGAGTTCGCGGCGTGGCGCCCGGAGACGGAGGCGCGCGTCAGCAACCTCAGCGAGGCGGTCGCGTCGCTGGGGCGCGGCCGTCTTGGTGAGGAGGTGGCGGCTCCCCTTGTCCCGCCACACCCAAGGTACGCAGCCAACGACGATCTCATCGTCGGCGACACTGGCATGCTCAGGGCTCCTCACGGGTCTGCGGACCACGGCGACCCAGGGACTTCACGGGAGCGGGCACCGGGGGGCTTTGTGATCCCGGCGCCCCTCCCGGCCAATG AGCAAAGCTGA
- the LOC100822751 gene encoding 18.6 kDa class III heat shock protein has product MAELFAPLLHLPDVLERLAADHHGHAHGHHHDAHGHGHEQARALGVGGGGGGAPVDIVETPGEYAFVLDVPGLSKSDIQVTLEEDRVLVMKSANGAGKRKREEDEEKDCRYIRLERRATPRAFVRKFRLPEDADASGIAARCENGVLTVTVKKQPPPEKKTKSVQVAIA; this is encoded by the exons ATGGCGGAGCTGTTcgcccccctcctccacctgcCGGACGTTCTCgagcgcctcgccgccgaccaccACGGCCACGCCCACGGCCACCACCACGACGCGCATGGACACGGACATGAGCAAGCCCGAGCGCTCGgagtaggcggcggcggcggcggcgcgccggtgGATATCGTGGAGACCCCCGGCGAGTACGCCTTCGTGCTCGACGTCCCCGGCCTCTCCAAGTCCGACATCCAG GTGACTCTGGAGGAGGACAGGGTGCTGGTGATGAAGAGCGCCAACGGCGCCGGGAAGCGGAAgcgggaggaggacgaggagaaggaCTGCCGCTACATCCGCCTCGAGCGCCGCGCGACGCCGCGGGCGTTCGTGCGCAAGTTCCGCCTGCCGGAGGACGCCGACGCCAGCGGCATCGCGGCGCGCTGCGAGAACGGCGTGCTCACGGTCACCGTCAagaagcagccgccgccggagaagaagaccaAGTCCGTGCAGGTCGCCATCGCCTGA